One window from the genome of Cryptomeria japonica chromosome 6, Sugi_1.0, whole genome shotgun sequence encodes:
- the LOC131876750 gene encoding uncharacterized protein LOC131876750, with product MSNEEFKLESILKAEYMEILKREELYRRDKSREIWIMEGDSNTKSLHAFAKVRRTFNKIISIKDEKGIWCSSRKEIEQASLDHFMKILGDDPLRTDHISFITKNIESLVSPKDNKMLMAPFSIGDIKEATFALHPLRAPGPNGYTIEVFQFSRDFMGNDIWAVFEQFRKKKRFVRELNHTMIVLIPKK from the coding sequence ATGTCTAATGAGGAATTTAAACTAGAAAGCATATTGAAAGCAGAATATATGGAAATCTTGAAGAGAGAAGAACTATATCGAAGAGACAAATCTAGAGAAATATGGATTATGGAAGGTGACTCTAATACCAAATCTCTCCATGCCTTTGCCAAGGTTAGAAGAACTTTCAataaaattatttccatcaaagaTGAGAAAGGCATTTGGTGTTCTTCCAGGAAGGAAATTGAGCAGGCTTCCCTGGATCACTTTATGAAGATTTTGGGTGATGACCCTCTAAGGACAGATCACATTTCATTCATCACTAAGAATATAGAATCATTGGTCTCCCCTAaagataataagatgcttatggctCCTTTTTCTATTGGAGATATAAAAGAGGCAACATTTGCCTTGCATCCACTCAGAGCTCCTGGTCCTAATGGCTATACGATCGAAGTATTTCAATTCAGTCGGGATTTCATGGGCAATGATATCTGGGCAGTATTTGAACAATTCAGAAAGAAAAAAAGGTTTGTGAGGGAATTGAATCATACCATGATTGTACTTATTCCAAAGAAGTAG
- the LOC131048627 gene encoding uncharacterized protein LOC131048627 — translation MKILTWNVRGLAAPDKKCLVKRAIDKLAIDIVLIQETKLSNVKAQDFSKFCFEWSSFFQAVNGTSRGLGILWNPLSISISPIASNSNWMIVRVSSMGRQEDFPLINVYIPIKTREKARVWGEILDDFNRLNLDTVIVAGDFNAILDIDDKLGGLRKSSKVMMDFRDFIISIKVFDVVPENGLFTWTKEDLFIQDL, via the coding sequence ATGAAGATTCTTACGTGGAATGTCAGGGGTCTTGCTGCCCCTGACAAAAAATGCTTGGTCAAGAGAGCGATTGACAAATTGGCAATTGATATAGTTTTGATTCAAGAGACCAAGCTATCTAACGTTAAGGCCCAAGAtttctcaaaattttgttttgagtgGAGTAGTTTTTTTCAAGCGGTTAATGGGACATCAAGGGGTCTAGGAATTCTTTGGAATCCATTGTCTATATCAATTTCTCCTATTGCCTCCAATTCTAATTGGATGATAGTTCGGGTTTCCAGTATGGGTAGGCAAGAGGATTTTCCCTTGATCAATGTATATATTCCTATTAAAACGAGGGAGAAGGCGAGAGTTTGGGGAGAGATCCTTGACGATTTCAACAGGCTTAACCTAGACACAGTTATAGTGGCCGGAGATTTTAATGCTATACTAGATATAGATGATAAATTGGGTGGTCTCAGGAAAAGTTCCAAAGTCATGATGGACTTCAGAGATTTTATCATCTCTATCAAAGTGTTTGATGTGGTCCCAGAGAATGGGTTGTTTACTTGGACAAAGGAGGATCTATTTATCCAAGATCTCTGA